From the Oryzias latipes chromosome 22, ASM223467v1 genome, one window contains:
- the olklklp gene encoding kallikrein like protein precursor yields MERGVFLFGALFSVSLISHAEGIIGGREAAPHSRPYMASIQVPEGDALKHECGGFVVADQWVMTAVHCMPNGPNGRKVVLGLHSLSQPEETKQTFDILELHNHPNYNPANYDNDISLIKLDRPFNASEAVKAVGFLRAGGTNPEAGAEVETAGWGSQNNLESRPDKLREVVVNVVRPTRCSRSDYFGSKFTSNMMCANKVCKEPCDQPDNVQDSCDGDSGGPLLYNNIAVGITSNGGKKCGQVRKPGIYTIISLYTEWIDGIMAPQPPEAQDQSS; encoded by the exons ATGGAGAGAGGAGTGTTTCTGTTTGGGGCCCTTTTTTCCGTCTCCCTCATTTCACACG CCGAGGGCATCATTGGTGGCAGAGAGGCGGCGCCGCACTCTCGGCCTTACATGGCCTCCATCCAGGTCCCAGAGGGAGACGCTCTGAAGCACGAATGTGGAGGTTTTGTTGTTGCAGATCAGTGGGTGATGACAGCCGTGCACTGTATGCCGAACGG GCCAAACGGGAGGAAGGTGGTGCTGGGTCTTCACTCTTTGAGTCAGCCAGAAGAAACAAAGCAAACCTTTGACATTTTGGAACTTCACAATCATCCCAACTACAACCCAGCTAATTATGATAATGACATTTCTTTGATTAAG TTGGATCGCCCGTTCAACGCCTCTGAAGCCGTCAAAGCCGTGGGGTTCCTGCGAGCCGGCGGCACAAACCCTGAAGCCGGTGCAGAGGTTGAGACTGCCGGCTGGGGATCCCAGAACAACTTGGAGTCCAGACCAGACAAGCTGAGGGAGGTGGTGGTCAATGTGGTGCGCCCGACTCGATGCTCACGCAGTGACTACTTTGGTTCAAAGTTTACCAGCAACATGATGTGTGCAAATAAAGTTTGCAAAGAGCCCTGCGACCAACCCGATAATGTTCAGGACAGCTGTGAT GGAGACTCTGGAGGGCCTCTGCTCTACAACAACATTGCAGTGGGCATCACCTCCAATGGAGGGAAGAAGTGTGGCCAAGTCAGAAAGCCTGGAATATACACCATCATCTCACTCTACACTGAGTGGATAGACGGCATCATGGCTCCACAGCCTCCAGAAGCACAAGACCAGAGCAGCTGA